Sequence from the Cucumis sativus cultivar 9930 chromosome 1, Cucumber_9930_V3, whole genome shotgun sequence genome:
GGAGTActactttaatttctttctaaaacgagttttatcaaaattaaaacacttTAAAAAGCTAAACAAAAATACCCTCAATTTTAAACCGCAATGAATATTTGGTTGCTCACGAGTTGGTTTGGATTattgagtttgaaaaagaCTCACTTTTTCCTATTTGTTTTTCTGTATAATATGCAGAAGATGAGACAGAATTTGATTATAAtgaagaaggagagaaaggaCCTACACATTGGGGAGATCTTAAACCAGAATGGCATAGTTGTAAGACGGGACACATGCAATCTCCTATCGATCTGTTGCATGAGAGAGTTCGAATTGCATCCCTTTTCACAAACATCGAGTTTAACTACAAGCCAACTAATGCAACTCTTAAAAACAGAGGTCATGATATTAtggtaaagaaaataatataagttaCCTTTAACATCTTATTCTCTTTTCAAAccatttatgattttaaacatACATAAACCATATCTAATCAATATATTTGATCAACTAGATTGagtgttattttttttgcatcaaagcattatttcatgtttttcttttcttttctttttttttttgaaaattagtttaaatttatatttggatgaAAATGTAATGATTTCGggtttatattgtttttacttctttaaaattagtttactACATTTGTTCCATATGgattactaaaaatataaatattagaattatttcaattttttttttttaattatacatGATGTGATAATGAATTGGATggaaacatgtttttaattcaaaacaatatttaaaattttacgaTAACCAAAACATGTTTCCAAATTTAAgctaaactatatatttaaccaaaataacctaatttaGATACAAATTGTGATGGTTGTAGTTAAAATTGGGCCATGGAGCTGGTTATATGGTAATGAATAGAACTCgatattttcttcaacaaattcATTGGCATTCACCATCAGAACACACTATCAATGGAAGAAGATTTGCTTTAGAAGCCCATTTGGTGCACCAAAGCCAAAATGGAAATTATGCTGTTATTGGAGTTGTTTATAACATTGGACGACGACCCGACTATCTTTTATCCAAGGTAAGTAGTCTTGATGAACTTTAGGGTTTAAGGTTTAATAACATTTACTTCACAAACATTTCCAATCAatctttaatttagtttacttactatatattttatagatgaaggaaaatttggaagagattTCGGATACATGTGAAGAGAAAGCATTAGATGTGATTGATCTATCAATGTTGAAGATGCAAAGCAGTCtatattatagatatattGGGTCCCTAACAACTCCTCCATGTTCTCAAAATGTACTTTGGACTATTGTTAGGAAggtacttttaattttttagtaaaattacTTCTCAATTTATTTCTGAAATTTGGAACCTTTCTCACTTTTAATCACACTTTAATTTGATGCATGTTTTAGGTTAGGACTGTCACAACCGAACAAGTCAAGTTGTTACGCGTGGCTTCTCATGATGTAAGTTATATAGTTTTTCTAAGATCCATTAAATAAACctttcatctttaattttaactttcgTATTAGAACTTGGATTGTATTTCATTTGATTAAACAAAGTGTACAACTAAACCCtcattttgataattttttcaaaacaaagtaTGCCTGTTTTCACTAATTTCTTGGtaagttattaaattttcctatttgagtttttaagaaaaaattagtaaacaaaaattcaacgtttttaaaactatttgtttCATTAAATACACCATTTAAAACACTCTTAAAAGTAATATACTAAAGAACATTAAAATTGGGTTTGGATAAAAATTTActaaatgaataatattttaagtaaaaagaaaagaaaattaattgaaggatatatttagatttataattttaatattaaaacatCCAACCATAATTCTCCAGCTCATCACCATTTTGAAAtaacatatacatgtatacgTGTAGATATATACATCCGTgcatagatatatatatagacacatATAAGAGAAAGGAGGTTCACTAGTTGGAAAAGGTTCATTTAAGTCAgaaatcattttgttatctttttatctatgataaatattttaaaatataatatggtGTAACTTGATTTATGTGTTTAGGACTCTAACACCAATGCTCGTCCTTTACAACCTATTAATGATCGAAAGATTCAACTTCGCATCCAATCAACCATATTTTGAAGATAATCAATGTAATGgacaaatatttattctatagttttcttttgtaatacATAGGGTAGTGCCTATCGcaccatatttttattttacacttATTACATGTTGTCAGAATTATTATCATATCTTGgtaataaaaaacatttttgttgtatCGAGTATTAGATCTAAAATATCAAAGCGGACTTAGTTCTACGGTAATTTAGcatgatattttcattgcTAGCTTATATATTAtcgatatatttaaaatttaaacacttttgCTTGGTATTAAAAAACTCATATTAAAATGACGTTTTCTAAACAATAATATCTTAAGTTTTAACGAGTggaattttcttaaatataaaaaaatatcaaatggtttaaaatttttatgaGAATTAAGTCGGTAAATAAATAGAACctagaaagaaaaagctaGAGTTCCGAATTGTTTTCTAGGGGAATGAtttctcaacaaaatttcttatacGCAACAAACTCACTTAATTTTACGTTGTTACTTAAACACTACTCCTTTTTTATAGCAACCTATAGTGGTGTGATATATATGTTGACACAAATCTATCCCGATAATCATATTATACTCCATGATTAAACCACCCACTAATAAACTCGAAAGAATATTAACTCCTCAAGCACCTCTTACCATTTATTTCTTAGccttcatttttaataaaagctCCCTCAACTTGCTTAGTAATATCAATGAGTTGAGCAAAATAAGTTCATTCAACAATAGCAGTAACATAAGTAAAAACCTCTCCACTTAAACTATCTTTCAATCTCGTGCATTTGACCATCTCGTGTTTGGAGAATTTAAATGGCATACTTGGAGAATTAACTATAGTATTTGTTCTACCACtaacataacttttcattcaGGTTTCTGAAGTTCATTTTATTTCGCATCTTGGGATAACCTTAGATAAAGTTATCATGGATAACTTTTATCTTCCATGTTCTTTCCAACAAGCTAGTCTTCCACTAAGGCTTAACTTAATTAGTACAACGCCACAAGTCCTTTGCTCTTATCTACCACAGGAGTGGAAAATTTGACCTTTCTATTGTCGGAacatattttaacctaaaatatttctatatcATCTCCAACTAACTTTCTACATGTGTGGGTCTCGTTGTCCCTTAAATGTTGTTATTCCTAGAGCCTTCAAACGTTAATTCCTCAGTCCTTATCGGGACATATAATTGACTTacccaaaaaaatttcaagctTGGGGTGCCTAGTTTTCATCTTTAACTTCCTTAGCCTCACTTTTCGAACCACCAAAAGCATCATGCGTTCCCTTAATAGGTTGCATGAGTCGTCAACCAAAATGGGCATGTTTCTGTTCAACTTACTCAGGCAACTCTAACTCATTATGACACTCTAATCTATAATCTCTAAAACTCCAAAACCCTTGCTCATAACCCTTAAGTTTCCCAAAATAATGCTCTAATACCAAATTGACACACCTCGTTCTAAGTTTTCCTTTCTAACCTAGAGCATGACATGAAAACAGTTTTGGAAACAAACATTTTCAccctaaaataaaacaaataagtaTTATAAGATTCTACGAAGTTTGTTATATGGGTTAGCCAAATCTTAAAGGAGGGAAGATTTTCacttctatatataaatattcttcAGACTCAGAATACTGTATATCAAGTGAGTCCCACTACACACTTATCCAACAAGTCTAGAGTCTCAATCAGAGTTTATAATCAATTATGAATTAGTTACGAATGAAATAGAGTCTAATAAGAGATTTCTCAAAACTCAAATCCTTATCGTGATTCTCGCTACTTCTATCCACTATACAGTGCAGTACAAGACTTGAGTAGCATGcaaaattttatctaaataCTTAAACTTAATGGACATTCAATAACTCTAAGAAAACTCAACAAAATCACTGCAAAACTTACCAAATACTTAAGAAAGTAACCTTAACTTCAAAGGACGATCCTCTAACAACCTTCAACCATCAAATCCTAGCATCCAAAAATGATGGGTTGTTCAATAATAGTGCTGAAACTCAATGggtattcaaattaaaaaagtttagattCTTAATTAATCTATGCCAAAATGCCAATTTCGAGCTTCCAACTGACTAAACAACAACTCTTTCGAAAATTCAAATctaacattaaatttaatgagTATTGTTAATCTCAAGTCTAAACTTAATGGGTATTTGAAACTCTTCCAGAAATCTAACTAAAATGTACAAATCTTACCCCGAACTCCAAGATCCAACAATCGACAACAAGATCGAGGGAGGGGAAACAATCCATTTGAGATTTATTCAAAACCCACACACTAGTGGCATGAGCTTTACTGGAGAAATTGAGGGACGACATAGctcaaacaaaaccaaacaaagaCGACATTGCATTTCCAAATTTGGCGTGGATGACATGTGGTGTGGTGGCTGATCATCGTTCACTGAATCAAACGACACGACTATGGTGCTAGATGGTGGCATTTGGGAGTATCAACAGTAGGGGTTCTTTGTTGGCGTTGGCACgaaggagagaaaaagaggTGTAAACATGTCATCGTCGATAAGGTCTCGTTGTCGGTATGCATGGAAGGTGGAAGTTGCTAGCGGCGATGGGGCAAACGGACGAAAGAGTGAGATGGGAGTGTGTCGACGTGCGAGAAAGAGTGAGAGATGATCAGTGGAAAAGAATTCGAGAAGAGGGAGGCTGTTGGCGTACTTTAGAAGAAGATAAGGAAagatatatatcttttttttatccctcttcttttaaaaaaagattattattaataaaagatcTTTAGAAAGACCATTATGCCCCTCATTTCATAACCAAGCTTCTAAATCGGTCTATTTGTTAGTTTTCCTATCTTTTCAAcacttcaatttcaaattcttgttccaaactaaaattgttccaatttatttattaaaacaattcaACCTTAAAGAATTGATAATTGGATTTAAACTTGGGACTTCCAAACTATCAACAGTTCTAGATTAAACGAAAAGGAAAGATATCATACAActtttcattataataaacTTTGTTCGCAGTTGACTTTTTGTCATCTCTCGGGTTGAGACTATGTGATCCATGAGGGGGTGTGACATTTTATCCTCGTTTCTATTCTCTTATATGATCGTCTAGCTTATCTTACACGATCATTTACGTTCTTATACAATTGTATAGTCAAATAACCTTTTATTTAAGAGTGAATCCTACAACTCTAAAGTCATGTACTTGGTCCACGACGCCCTTCATGCCAGACAGTGTAGCAGTAAAATGAAGTGTTGACTGACACATAAGATAGACATGTGAGAGGAGTTACGTACCCCGTACACTACTTCAGCTCCGTGTTGTGAACTGGGTCCACACAATTTCGTCTTGTAGACACATGCGTCTGATCCACAATTTACCCTAGTCAAGGATCAGGTATATGATTTTGCAACAaaattttttacatttcttttctacctaccctatttttgatattatttttaaaaattacattattaaagaaaatttcatatttacaaCAAGCTTTCTTGTCAGGCTCATAAACATAGTTTTGCATTCaaaaattttggattgatttCAAAACATGAAATTCGTAAATAACAATTGTAATATgttaacatttttcaatgtgtttattatatagtgtctGGTGTCCTCCTATATAAAAATTCTAGATCTGCCACTGATTAGaggtatgattttttttatttacaccttttacagttttttttatttgtgcctcatacaaaaaaaaatctcatggATCTTCCTCTCTCCCTTGGGCCAgtgtgttattatttttagtaagccatttggaagaaaaaaggtttgGAGAGTAGCTTGTTGAGCTATTTCTTGTCATATATATGAAGAGAGCGTAACATTTGGCTTTATGACCGTTCCTCACAGGCTTCCTTGTCTAgtttaatacttttatttgttattaagtGGCTTAGGTCTCTATTTTTTATGGTTCTTTCTCTTTCGACCTTTTTCCTTGAGTTGTACGAACTTTTCTATTGTGTCTTTCAAGTTCTtcgtttttcatttattatgatTCTGTCTTGACCTCCAAACGAGGACACAGTTTAGTTTTAgggatcttttaaaaaatataataatgcgaaaaaatatttacactatctagaaacaatttcgaaaacggAAAAAGTCACAGATCCATAAtggaaaataccaaaataccTCGCAATTAATTGACATCGAACACGcctaatatatttggaaaacaagtccgtaatatatttgagaaacggtcgtttaaatttggctattctttcctacacgatcgtttagatttgatcgtacccaaatataaatgtttttttcaagattttttgtcCAAGATTTGGCAAACGATAATTTAGATTGGGCacacaatcgtttaaatttgggtagtcaaatctcaacgatttttttcaagattctttggtacacgatcatttagatttgacagacgatcgtttagatttagaacacaatcatttaaatttgggtacgattttttcaagattctttggtacacgatagtttagatttgacatgggatcatttatatttggacacgatcgtttagatttgtcacacgatcgtttatatttggctATTTTTGGTACACGGTCGTTTACATTTGACAATCCAATATCCCAACGGTTTTTTTcacgatcttttatatttgacacacaattttaaacaaccaaataacagtttgaaaaaaaataaaaaaattaatgtagaAGGAcagaaaaagacgatgaaaagaaagaaaaattgtagaagaaaagaaaagacaacataaatactttttaaaaaatgcagaagaagagaatgacGATGATccgatgaaagaaaaaaattgcagaggaggaaaagaaaaaaattggagcagagaagagaagaaagacgatgatAAGGAATGACAAacctaaagttttttttaaaaaaatgattagtttcatgtacttttttattttgttagacgggtcgtaaatattttacgagtatgtttgatttatgaaaaattttcttattttatttcaattcaattgcattaggaaaaaaaatcagttaTATCTATATTTCCtaattttgttaatgtaaCCTTTACATTTGGGATTGTGATATCCATATATCCAAATATGCATTGTCATATCCATTTATCGAATATGCATTGTCATATccatatatcaaaatatgcATATACCTTCTTTAGTTAAAGGCATTAAATATTTCTCTATTATATAAGGGTTTGTGTGAagagatataatataaagttatcAACATCAAAACAACTACAAATAAACCCTTAAAATTAGTTATGGCTGCAAAGTTCTCTCTCAAGTTCGCTTTCTTGGTTCTAATGGTTTTGTTTGTACACGTTGTTTCTGGTACAACCTCAACTTTGTCCACTCTCTTTTCATCAACTTTATATGgcttacaattatttttaaacgcaactctttcacttttttactaatttaatcttaatactttgttttccttttgttattttctattcttcaaaataatataacttGTTTCTAGACAATTTATGTATTGAATTTTCACATTCGTATTCTagctaaaatttcaaaaacaaagcAAGGTTTTTAAGATCTATGGGCTCATTTGATACCCTTTACATCATGGTGGATAACGGTTtgattttagggtttattattgaaaattaagtcaTGTAAATacctttttcgttttttataCATCTTTACTTTATTGTCCTACCTTTCaccaatgttttcaaaaatcaaacaatgttttgagtaataaaaaaaaaaattgaaaattgggattttgtgtttttgaaatttggatttaACTCATTTTACTTGAAAAAGTTGATAGTAAACTAAAGTACGAAAAGTAGTTCCCACAGATTGCTTttataatagaaattaaaatatcttatataaAGGTAAATACCGTAATTGAAATATTCGAAGAAACaaacctaaatttaaaagtagtaaaactaaaaatgatgTATTTATCACACATGacctactttatttttaaatttttagttatgAGTTGGTTTATGATCTTAATTgttcaaaaagtaaaagataaaaaataaaattgtgttatCAAAGGAaatcttattaattatatattttgtttatgtataCTGCAGCGAGCAAACCGTTAGATGGAAATGCAAGTTATCTTAAACAAATTCAATGCAAGACTCAAGCTGATTGTGGTAACCCTAAAAAGTGTTATTGTGATAGTTTCTCTGGTCTTTGCTTTTGCAATAGTAAGTTGTTTAACGCCAACACCGATCAGAAGATGAATTATCACAAAGGAGATCAAAACTAAAGTACCTCTGAAGGACAAATAATCAATTAACTGTTAAGCATATATTGTTTACAACTTGATGGTTGTGATGATATATATGATGTTACAGATATTACAAATTCGATCAACTACCAACTTTATTACTTTTCGATTTTATAAGAGTTCAAAGGAATAAGATTATGACCCAAGTTGGAGTATTTCCGAGTACTATTACATGTTTAATTCTTGTGTCTTTCATTATTACAAgtaaaattacatttattgatgcttgcaaaattttaaattacataatgTTCTTATGGAAAAAATGTCAACTGCATAATATTTGAGTATATCAAGTTTTGTCATAATTTACTTgatgtgaaattttaaatgtcaagGATAATTTATAATGCAACAAAGGTGACCGATTGtagcttaaaaaaaaatgaacagtTCATTTGAGGAAAGATGTGATTATGAACAAACTATGGTGTAACCATGTTTCCACGATCAAGCTTAATTATATGTTAGGCAATGCGACCGTACCTATCGAACCAATACAATAACACACtaacaaaatttctctcttattCAGATTCGTGGTCAATTTCGTTTGGAGTTCTAAAGAGCTAAGGTCATCATCATTGTAAcatttagataaattttgggagttaattaattatcttatttttgtttaataagatttaatttattaggCATTATTCCGAAGATTAATTGGTTTTGGGGAAtaagattataatttaataatgaaaCATTTTATCGGGTAGTCAATCATACATATGTTTAACCGTATATAACTGTCATGAGTGGATGGTGTATAAGACAACTTGACGTCAATAATGCTTTTGTTCATAGGAATCTCTTAGAAAATGCTGAGTAATCAGTCTGTGGTTTGTCACCTAGGAATGACTTTATATTATGTTAAAACAAGCCCAAACATGGTATGAGAAACTAACCCCTAGTTTAAAATCATCTTTATTAGTTCTCATATAAAATCATTCTTCCTACTATATACtgattgattttgattatCTCATTTGTTATGGGCAATTCCACCAAGGAAATAGATACTCTTTATCAATAGCTTGAATAACAAATTTGCTCTCAAACATCTTACCTCACTTCACTACTTTATATATGGGTGATGAAGTCTCCTACCCAACCAAAGGAggtttgtttctttctcagtaaaaatatatatatatctgatTTTTGctgcataaaataaaaatgtttgagGCCAAACTGATTGCAACTCTAATGGTGAGTGGTCCTATCTTATTTGCACGTTAACTTGAAAAGTTTTCTGATAGATACTTATATAGAACTGTTGTTGGTGCTTTACAATATGTCCCTCTCTCAGTCATCCTGAAATATCTTATAGCGTTAACAAGACATCAATTTATGCAGCTCCATAAACTAACTCATTGTTAATTAACTTGTGAAAGAATTCTTATAGATATTTGAAAGGAGCTAAATCTCGTGGCTTATGGTTATGCAAATCTAATAATCTAAACTTAGTTTGcttaataacaaatttagggTACGAATATggtaattaagaaaattaagaaaaatattgcataatgacaaatatatatgcatcaaaaaatatattagttcAAACACAACATCACAActtaaattattgatatgaACGTTCAATCTAGAAAGCTTCTTTAATTCATtgtgcaatatatatatacgcaTGAAAAAAAACGTGAAACATCACGATGGATGCTAAAATTATTGAACGAATACCATAAATaagattatttaataaaataaatttataaaatttgtgtattggatctacgttatattttttaaaaaaaaaatatcacaacaCTACTATCATAATCCTTCTCCCAAACGCATACTATCAAAATACTACCTATCATATAATTGTTCTCCTCAACGCATACTATCATAACGTACGCTAAGACTATTATAATATTAGGATTATTATAACACTAATCATATCATAAATTACTTCTTCCCCAAACGTCCCCTTAGTCTCTGTACCTCCTTAAGTCCACGAGAccatttacaatttttttttcaaattaattatctcGAGACTACATATAAACTAAAACTTGACTTTCTTCAAACATTGaccattaatttatttatttttgcaatcttctttttctgaTGAGTCGTTCTCACATCAATGATAATGTGCTTTTTGtcttgtttaaatttgaatgtttgagCGATCCTTATTTTTTGTCCTCTTCTTTTGATAgcttttctcaatttttacaCAAAATTTCAACCGTAtctataaaacaataatagaaaaaagaattgataaCTTTTATTCAAAGTTGTAGAGTTTTCTCAACTACGGACCACCCTCTTTATTTCTACAAAGGAAACCGTACGGCAGCTTTTTGTTTCCAAATGTCAtttaaatatgtatgtattcaTATGTACCTTTCCAATGACTCACATTGctcttctccttttcttcaaaCTTAATTTATATACCATAGCGCCGTTTTAATCTTATTAGAATTATGAGTGATAAAAGAAACTACGTGCAAGTTTTAATCTTATTAGAATTATGAGTGATAAAAGAAACTACATGCAAGTTTTAATCTTATTAGAATTATGAGTGATAAAAGGAACTACCTCAATTATTATAGTATGAGCGATAAAAGAAACTATCTCATTATTCTAAGTGAACTCTCACAACAacgttaagaaaaataatctcaattaaacaatttgaataataatcctaagaaagttaattaaaacatatttagcttgaaaaatttatatcataGATCaggaagaaagagagtttGTTTCTAACTTTAATACTTCGAAATCTCCACATtcttattgataaaattagaTTGAGAATCTTAAGATATGcataataaaaacaagattACAGAGAAAAACACAGAACTTGAAAGAATAAACACTACGGAAACTTCAATCAAATTcgaag
This genomic interval carries:
- the LOC101221989 gene encoding alpha carbonic anhydrase 7 gives rise to the protein MKKLSFHVWLCSIFCAFLMISRVAISQEVEDETEFDYNEEGEKGPTHWGDLKPEWHSCKTGHMQSPIDLLHERVRIASLFTNIEFNYKPTNATLKNRGHDIMLKLGHGAGYMVMNRTRYFLQQIHWHSPSEHTINGRRFALEAHLVHQSQNGNYAVIGVVYNIGRRPDYLLSKMKENLEEISDTCEEKALDVIDLSMLKMQSSLYYRYIGSLTTPPCSQNVLWTIVRKVRTVTTEQVKLLRVASHDDSNTNARPLQPINDRKIQLRIQSTIF